A region of Ochrobactrum quorumnocens DNA encodes the following proteins:
- the hisC gene encoding histidinol-phosphate transaminase produces the protein MTNMQNLSRPQPKAGLLDIAAYVPGKEHVEGVAKVYKLSSNETPIGPSPHAVEAYRHWAEHLAAYPDGQAIALREAIAESQGLNIGNIICGNGSDELLGLICQTYLAPGDEAIITEHGFAVYKIQTLGAGATPVTVREKDERIDVDAILAGVTPRTKIVFIANPANPTGTYLPFEEVRRLHAGLPKHVLLVLDAAYAEYVRRNDYESGLELVSSNENVVMTRTFSKIHGLPGLRIGWMYAPLHVIDAVNRIRGPFNMNSAAIAAGAAAIRDRAHVVKSVEYNEKWLSWLTDEFTKLGLRVTPSVTNFLLMHFPDDADHSADKADEWLSRRGYILRRVGGYGFPNALRMTVGTEEANRGVVDALTEFLK, from the coding sequence ATGACCAATATGCAGAACCTCTCCCGTCCCCAGCCCAAGGCAGGCCTGCTCGATATCGCAGCCTATGTGCCCGGCAAGGAACATGTTGAAGGCGTCGCAAAGGTCTATAAGCTCTCATCCAACGAGACCCCCATCGGCCCCAGCCCACATGCGGTCGAGGCCTATCGACACTGGGCCGAGCATCTCGCGGCATATCCCGACGGTCAGGCCATAGCGCTGCGTGAAGCAATCGCTGAATCTCAGGGCCTCAACATCGGCAACATCATCTGCGGCAATGGTTCGGATGAACTACTCGGCCTCATCTGTCAGACCTATCTGGCACCGGGCGATGAAGCGATCATCACTGAACATGGCTTTGCGGTCTATAAGATCCAGACGCTGGGCGCAGGCGCAACACCTGTAACCGTCAGGGAAAAGGACGAACGCATCGATGTCGATGCTATCCTTGCTGGTGTTACACCGCGCACCAAGATCGTGTTCATCGCCAATCCAGCAAACCCGACCGGCACCTATCTGCCGTTTGAGGAAGTGCGTCGCCTCCATGCTGGTCTGCCAAAGCACGTCCTGCTGGTGCTTGATGCTGCTTATGCTGAATATGTGCGCCGCAACGATTACGAATCCGGCCTTGAACTGGTTTCGTCGAACGAAAACGTCGTAATGACCCGTACCTTCTCGAAGATTCATGGTCTGCCGGGTCTGCGCATCGGCTGGATGTATGCACCACTGCACGTCATTGATGCAGTCAACCGCATACGCGGCCCGTTCAACATGAACTCGGCGGCGATTGCTGCAGGTGCTGCCGCAATCCGCGACCGCGCCCATGTCGTGAAATCGGTTGAATATAACGAGAAGTGGCTGTCGTGGCTGACCGATGAATTCACCAAGCTTGGGCTTCGTGTCACGCCATCGGTAACGAACTTCCTTCTCATGCATTTCCCCGACGATGCTGACCATTCGGCAGACAAGGCGGATGAATGGCTTTCCAGGCGCGGCTATATCCTGCGTCGTGTCGGCGGCTATGGCTTCCCGAATGCGCTGCGCATGACGGTGGGCACTGAAGAAGCCAATCGTGGCGTTGTGGACGCTCTTACCGAGTTTTTGAAATAA
- a CDS encoding prephenate/arogenate dehydrogenase family protein, with protein sequence MSTIHFDKVALIGIGLIGSSLARVIRREGLASHIAIATRSAETLKRAEELNLGDSYSTDSAEAVKDADLVIVSVPVGSSGTVAKQIAGNLKPGAIVTDVGSTKASVIAQMQPVLPENVHFIPGHPLAGTEYSGPDAGFAELFTNRWCILTPLPDTDQAAIDKLSAFWTACGSRLDQMDPQHHDLVLAIVSHLPHIIAYNIVGTASDLEQVTKSEVIKYSASGFRDFTRLAASDPTMWRDVCLHNKDAILEMLARFSEDLASLQRSIRWGDGEALFDLFTRTRAVRRGIIDAGQEVDAPDFGRQAAAHPSEQK encoded by the coding sequence ATGTCCACAATCCATTTTGATAAAGTCGCGCTCATCGGTATCGGCCTTATAGGCTCATCGTTGGCGCGCGTTATCCGTCGCGAAGGCTTGGCCAGTCATATCGCCATCGCCACGCGCAGTGCCGAAACATTGAAGCGCGCCGAGGAACTAAACCTCGGCGACAGCTATTCAACCGATAGTGCGGAAGCAGTCAAAGATGCCGATCTGGTCATCGTGTCGGTGCCGGTCGGCTCGTCTGGCACAGTTGCCAAGCAGATTGCAGGCAACCTGAAGCCAGGCGCTATCGTCACCGATGTCGGCTCGACCAAAGCATCGGTCATTGCGCAGATGCAGCCGGTGCTGCCGGAGAATGTGCATTTCATTCCGGGCCATCCACTGGCAGGAACTGAATATTCGGGCCCTGATGCAGGCTTTGCTGAGCTGTTCACCAATCGCTGGTGCATTCTTACGCCCTTGCCCGACACCGATCAGGCAGCCATCGATAAGCTTTCTGCCTTCTGGACGGCTTGCGGTTCGCGTCTTGATCAGATGGACCCACAGCATCACGATCTGGTGCTGGCCATCGTCTCGCACCTGCCGCATATCATCGCCTATAATATCGTCGGCACAGCCAGCGATCTGGAACAGGTGACGAAATCAGAAGTCATCAAATATTCGGCTTCCGGTTTCCGTGATTTCACGCGTCTGGCTGCTTCCGATCCAACCATGTGGCGTGATGTCTGCCTGCACAACAAGGACGCGATTCTTGAAATGCTGGCACGGTTCTCGGAAGATCTGGCATCCCTGCAGCGCTCAATCCGCTGGGGCGACGGCGAGGCTCTGTTTGACCTCTTCACCCGCACGCGTGCTGTGCGTCGTGGCATTATCGACGCGGGTCAGGAAGTCGATGCGCCGGACTTCGGTCGTCAGGCAGCCGCACATCCAAGCGAACAGAAGTAG